Part of the Oerskovia paurometabola genome is shown below.
CGCCGAGCACGAGCCCGAGCTGACGGCCCGGCGCTTCCCCGAGCTCACGGCCGCCACCGACGAGGAGGCCGCCGCGGACCTGTCGGGCGAGGCGCCGGTGCCTGCGGCCGAGCCGGGGGCCTTCCCGACCGACACCACGTCCGGGCCGACCACCGAGCACGGGAAGGAGAGCTGACATGGAGCTGACCAACTACCTGGTGCTCGCCGCGATCCTCTTCGCGATCGGCGCGACGACCGTGCTGCTGCGACGCAACGCGATCATCGTCTTCATGGGCATCGAGCTCATGCTCAACGCCACCAACCTGACGTTCGTGACGTTCGCCCGCATGCACGGTGACCTCCACGGTCAGGTCATCGCCTTCTTCGTGATGGTGGTGGCCGCGGCCGAGGTCGTCGTGGGGCTCGCGATCATCGTGGCCATCTTCCGTACCCGCCGCTCGGCCTCGGTCGACGACGTCAACCTGCTGAAGAACTGAGAGGGCAGGCATGCCAACGGTGACTCTGCTTCCAGCCCTCGCGCACGTCGTGCCGGCCGCGCTGCCGACCCAGGAGATCGTCCCGGCCTCGACCGTCGTGCCCGGGCCGTTCCTGCTGGCCCCGCTGCTGATCCTGCTGCCGCTCCTGGGGGCCGCGGTCCTGCTGCTCGCGGGACGGCGCAGCGACCGGTGGGGCGCGTGGTTCGGGGTGCTCATGTCGGGCGGCGCGTTCATCGTCGCGCTGGTGGTGTTCTTCTCGATGCTGGGCCTGCCCGCCGACGAGCGGGTGGTCGACCACCGGCTCTTCGACTGGATCGCTGCAGGCGGGCTCGACGTGGGCGTGGGCCTGCGGCTCGACCCGCTGTCCATGACGTTCGTGCTGCTCGTGACGTTCGTCGGCACGCTCATCCACGTCTACGCGGTCGCGTACATGGAGCACGACAAGGACAAGCGCCGGTTCTTCGCGTACCTCAACCTGTTCGTCGCGGCCATGCTGGTCCTGGTCCTCGCGGACTCCTACCTCGTGCTGTTCGTCGGCTGGGAGGGCGTGGGCCTGGCCTCGTACCTGCTGATCGGGTTCTGGAACCACGAGCGGGCCAACGCGGTGGCCGCCAAGAAGGCGTTCATCATGAACCGCGTGGGCGACCTCGGCCTGATCGTCGCGCTCATGCTCATGTTCGCGGGCTTCGGCGCGGTGGACTTCGCGACGGTCTTCGCCGACGCCCCGGGGGCGGGCACGGCGCTGCTGACCGCGATCGCCCTCGCGCTCCTGGTCGCCGCGTGCGGCAAGTCGGCGCAGTTCCCGCTCCAGGCGTGGCTCGGTGACGCCATGGCGGGCCCCACGCCCGTCTCGGCGCTCATCCACGCGGCCACCATGGTCACCGCGGGCGTCTACCTGGTCGTGCGCTCGGCGCCGATCTTCGACGGAGCCCCGACGGCGCAGCTCGTCGTGGTCCTCGTCGGCGCGGTCACGCTCCTGTTCGGGGCGATCGTCGGCTGCGCCAAGGACGACATCAAGAAGGTCCTGGCGGCCTCGACGATGTCGCAGATCGGCTACATGATGCTCGCGGCCGGGCTGGGACCGATCGGGTACGCGTTCGCGATCTTCCACCTCGTGACGCACGGCTTCTTCAAGGCAGGCATGTTCCTCGGGGCGGGCTCGGTCATGCACGGCATGGACGACGGGGTCGACATGCGCCGCTTCGGCGCACTGTCGAGGTACATGAAGGTCACCTGGGTCACGTTCGGCCTGGGCTGGCTCGCGATCCTCGGGATCCCGCCGTTCTCCGGGTTCTGGTCCAAGGACAAGATCATCGAGGCGGCGTTCGTGCCGATCGACGGCCAGGAGTGGCGCGCGTGGGTCTTCGGCGGCGTCGCGCTGCTGGGAGCGGGCATCACGGCGTTCTACATGTCGCGCCTGTTCTTCATGACCTTCCACGGGCACAAGCGCTGGAACGACGGGTCGGGCAACCCCACGGGGCCTCTCTCGACCGACGGCCCCGTGCAGCACCCGCACGAGTCGCCCGCGCTCATGACGGCGCCCATGATCGTCCTCGCGGTCGGCTCGGTGGCACTGGGCGGGCTGCTCGCGATGGGCGACGTGTTCGTCGACTGGCTCTCGCCCGTCACGGGCCATGCCGAGCACGCCGAACCGGTGCTGCCGGTGTGGTCGCTCATCACGCTGACCCTGGTCCTCGTCCTGCTGGGCGTGCTCCTGGCCTGGCGTCAGTTCGCGGTGTCCCGTGTCCCGATCGTCCCGCCGCACGGTTCGGTCCTGACCCGCGCGGCCCGCAAGGACCTCTATCAGGACCAGGTCAACGAGGCCGTGTTCATGCGGCCCGGGCAGTACCTCACGCGGTCCCTCGTCTACGGGGACCGGCAGATGGTCGACGGCGGCTGGATGGGTCTTGCCGGCCTCGTCGGCGCGACAGGGGAGAAGTTGCGCGGCATGCAGAACGGATTCGTCAGGTCGTACGCGGCGACGATGCTCGCCGGCCTGATCGTGATCGTCGCGGTGGTCCTCGCCGTGACCACCGGAACAGGGAGCTGAGGGACCGATGACCACCGAGATTCCCTGGCTGACTCTCCTGATCGTCCTGCCGCTCGTCGGCGCGGCCGCCGTCTGGGGGCTGGGCGCCACGTCGGCGCGCAAGCACCTGCGGACCGTGGCGGTCGTGTTCGGCCTCGCCGAGCTCGTGCTCCTGGGCCTCGCGATCAGCGCGTTCGACACCGCCGACGCGGGCACGTACCAGCTCACCGAGACGCACGCGTGGATCCCGCAGCTCGGCGTGAGCTACGCGGTGGGGGCCGACGGGGTCGCGCTCCTGCTGGTCGGGCTGGCGGTCCTTCTCGTCCCGCTCGTGATCCTGGCGGCGTGGCGCGAGCAGGACGGCGACCTCGCGAAGCTCCGCCACTACCTGGGGCTCGTGCTGCTGCTCGAGGCGTTCATGGTCGCGGTCTTCGTGGCCCGCGACGTGTTCTTCTTCTACGTGCTGTTCGAGGCCATGCTGATCCCGGTCTACTTCATGATCGGCGGGTTCGGGGGCGGGGCGCAGCGGCGCTACGCGGCCGTGAAGTTCCTGCTGTTCTCGCTCGCGGGCGGGCTCGTCATGCTCGTCGCGGTCATCGCCCTGTACCTCAACGGGCCGGGCGGTGAGCAGGGCTTCCTGACGCAGAACCTGGTCGACCACCTCGCCGCGAACCCGCTGGCGGTGAGCACCGAGAGGCTGCTCTTCCTGGGGTTCTTCCTGGCCTTCGCGATCAAGGCGCCGCTGTTCCCGGTCCACACCTGGCTGCCCGACGCCGCCGAGCACGCCCCCGCGGGCACCTCGACGCTGCTCGTGGGCGTCCTGGACAAGGTGGGCACGTTCGGCATGCTGACGCTGTGCCTGCCGCTCTTCCCGAACGCGAGCCAGTGGGCGGCGCCCGTGGTCGTGGTGCTCGCGGTCGTCTCGATCCTCTACGGCGCGCTCATGGCGATCGGTCAGAGCGACATCATGCGGCTCATCGCCTACACCTCGGTGTCGCACTTCGGCTTCATCGTCCTCGGGATCTTCTCGTTCACGTCGCTGAGCGTCTCCGGTGCCTCGTTCTACATGTTCAACCACGGGATCTCGACGGGGGCGCTGTTCCTGCTCGCCGGGTTCCTGGTCGCGCGGCACCCCGCACGCTCGCAGCGCCTGGCCGACTACGGCGGGCTCCAGCGGGTCACGCCGGTCCTCGCGGGCACGTTCCTCGTGGCGGGTCTCTCTGCCCTGTCCCTGCCCGGTCTCTCGACGTTCGTCTCGGAGATCATGGTGCTCGTGGGGACGTTCTCCCGCAGCCACCCGGCAGCTCTCGTGGCGGTCCTGGGCGTGGTGCTCGCGGCCCTGTACGTCCTGCTGACCTACCAGAAGGTCTTCACGGGCAAGGCCCCGCAGGACCTCCTGGGAACCCCGGACCTCGGGGCGCGCGAGAAGTGGGTCGTCGCACCCCTGGTCGTGGCCCTGCTCGTCCTCGGCTTCTACCCGGCCCCGGCGCTCGACCTCGTGCGCGAGCCCGCGGACGCGACCATGACGGCCGTGGGCGTCGAGAACCCGCCCACCACCCCTGATCTCCTCAGCGTTGAAGGGAGCGACTCGTGACCACCGCAGCCGCCTTCGTGGCCCCCGTGATCGAGTGGGCCTACCTCGTCCCGGTCATCGTCGTGCTGGGTGCGGGCGTCGTCGGGGTGCTCGTCGAGGCCTTCGTGCCCGACCGTGCCCGCCGGGTGGTGCAGGTCGTGCTCGCGCTCGCCGCGCTCGCCGGGGCGCTCACGTCGATCGTCCTGCTCTGGCCCGACGTGCTCGAGCAGAGCGGTGTGAGGGTGCTCGGCGGCTCGCTCGTGGTGGACCCGTTCGGGCTGGCCGTGCAGGGGATCGTCGTGGTCCTCGCGCTCCTGGCGACGCTCGTGATCGCCGACCGCACCTCGACCAAGCAGGACGCGTTCGCTCCCACGGCCGCGGCCGTGCCGGGCTCGGCGTACGAGGACCTCGCGCGGCGGCGCGGTCTCGAGCAGACCGAGGTGTTCCCGCTCGTGCTCTTCGCGGTCGGCGGCATGATGATCTTCCCCGCGACGGGCGACCTGCTGACGATGTTCGTCGCGCTCGAGGTGCTCTCGCTTCCGCTGTACGTGCTCACGGCGCTCGCGCGGCGCCGTCGGCTCCTGTCGCAGGAGGCGTCCTTCAAGTACTTCCTGCTGGGGGCCTTCGCGTCGGCGATCTTCATCTTCGGGGTCGCGCTGGTCTACGGCTTCGCCGGTTCGGTGCGGCTCGCGGACGTGCGTGGCGCCCTCCTGGAGGGCGGCGGTCTCGACGGCATGACGAGCCTCGTGCTGCTCGGCCTCGTCATGGTGCTCGCCGGGCTGCTGTTCAAGGTGGGGGCCGCGCCGTTCCACTCGTGGACCCCTGACGTCTACCAGGGCGCCCCCACGCCTGTCACAGGCTTCATGGCGGCCTGCACCAAGGCCGCGGCCTTCGGGGCGCTCCTGCGCGTGCTGTACGTCGTCGGCTCGGCGCTGCCGCCCGACCTCCAGGAGAAGCTCGTGGTCGCGCTGTGGGTCGTCGCGATCCTCACGATGATC
Proteins encoded:
- the nuoK gene encoding NADH-quinone oxidoreductase subunit NuoK, with amino-acid sequence MELTNYLVLAAILFAIGATTVLLRRNAIIVFMGIELMLNATNLTFVTFARMHGDLHGQVIAFFVMVVAAAEVVVGLAIIVAIFRTRRSASVDDVNLLKN
- the nuoL gene encoding NADH-quinone oxidoreductase subunit L; protein product: MPTVTLLPALAHVVPAALPTQEIVPASTVVPGPFLLAPLLILLPLLGAAVLLLAGRRSDRWGAWFGVLMSGGAFIVALVVFFSMLGLPADERVVDHRLFDWIAAGGLDVGVGLRLDPLSMTFVLLVTFVGTLIHVYAVAYMEHDKDKRRFFAYLNLFVAAMLVLVLADSYLVLFVGWEGVGLASYLLIGFWNHERANAVAAKKAFIMNRVGDLGLIVALMLMFAGFGAVDFATVFADAPGAGTALLTAIALALLVAACGKSAQFPLQAWLGDAMAGPTPVSALIHAATMVTAGVYLVVRSAPIFDGAPTAQLVVVLVGAVTLLFGAIVGCAKDDIKKVLAASTMSQIGYMMLAAGLGPIGYAFAIFHLVTHGFFKAGMFLGAGSVMHGMDDGVDMRRFGALSRYMKVTWVTFGLGWLAILGIPPFSGFWSKDKIIEAAFVPIDGQEWRAWVFGGVALLGAGITAFYMSRLFFMTFHGHKRWNDGSGNPTGPLSTDGPVQHPHESPALMTAPMIVLAVGSVALGGLLAMGDVFVDWLSPVTGHAEHAEPVLPVWSLITLTLVLVLLGVLLAWRQFAVSRVPIVPPHGSVLTRAARKDLYQDQVNEAVFMRPGQYLTRSLVYGDRQMVDGGWMGLAGLVGATGEKLRGMQNGFVRSYAATMLAGLIVIVAVVLAVTTGTGS
- a CDS encoding NADH-quinone oxidoreductase subunit M translates to MTTEIPWLTLLIVLPLVGAAAVWGLGATSARKHLRTVAVVFGLAELVLLGLAISAFDTADAGTYQLTETHAWIPQLGVSYAVGADGVALLLVGLAVLLVPLVILAAWREQDGDLAKLRHYLGLVLLLEAFMVAVFVARDVFFFYVLFEAMLIPVYFMIGGFGGGAQRRYAAVKFLLFSLAGGLVMLVAVIALYLNGPGGEQGFLTQNLVDHLAANPLAVSTERLLFLGFFLAFAIKAPLFPVHTWLPDAAEHAPAGTSTLLVGVLDKVGTFGMLTLCLPLFPNASQWAAPVVVVLAVVSILYGALMAIGQSDIMRLIAYTSVSHFGFIVLGIFSFTSLSVSGASFYMFNHGISTGALFLLAGFLVARHPARSQRLADYGGLQRVTPVLAGTFLVAGLSALSLPGLSTFVSEIMVLVGTFSRSHPAALVAVLGVVLAALYVLLTYQKVFTGKAPQDLLGTPDLGAREKWVVAPLVVALLVLGFYPAPALDLVREPADATMTAVGVENPPTTPDLLSVEGSDS
- the nuoN gene encoding NADH-quinone oxidoreductase subunit NuoN translates to MTTAAAFVAPVIEWAYLVPVIVVLGAGVVGVLVEAFVPDRARRVVQVVLALAALAGALTSIVLLWPDVLEQSGVRVLGGSLVVDPFGLAVQGIVVVLALLATLVIADRTSTKQDAFAPTAAAVPGSAYEDLARRRGLEQTEVFPLVLFAVGGMMIFPATGDLLTMFVALEVLSLPLYVLTALARRRRLLSQEASFKYFLLGAFASAIFIFGVALVYGFAGSVRLADVRGALLEGGGLDGMTSLVLLGLVMVLAGLLFKVGAAPFHSWTPDVYQGAPTPVTGFMAACTKAAAFGALLRVLYVVGSALPPDLQEKLVVALWVVAILTMIVGTVIGVIQTDMKRLLAYSSIAHAGFLVVALVGFGELSGFGVRALLFYLLAYGLATVGAFAVVTLVRERAPQPVVVPAEAELATVGAVPGATAAGSAGTSTTSPDGGAVLGEATHLTEWAGLGRRSPWLAGAFALFLLSMAGIPLTAGFIAKFTAFQSAVAVGAWPLALIGVIASAVAVFFYVRVIVLMFFTPSPRAASDAVTEPGAAAPRADQDGEQVVEATGATGGQARSVAAFVSRVTVVRSEGFTTIAITICVIGVILLGVLPSSVLDLAFEAAKFRP